One Sediminicola sp. YIK13 DNA segment encodes these proteins:
- the murD gene encoding UDP-N-acetylmuramoyl-L-alanine--D-glutamate ligase, protein MERLVILGGGESGVGTAILGKKMGYDVFVSDGGKIKEKYKNALENLGVDWEEERHTEAKILIADVVMKSPGIPDTVSLVVKLREMNIPVISEIEFASRYTEATIIGITGSNGKTTTTMLVNHLLKNGGLNVGMAGNIGDSFAKMVAEQDYDYYVLEISSFQLDGIVEFKPHIAIITNISPDHLDRYDYKFENYIASKFKIVQNQTDEDYLIYDADDEVIMDYLEQHKISSKLIPFSLEKEFTEGAYIKNNKIQITTQNNTMEMEQDTLALEGKHNLKNTMAASTAAKLVQIRKQTIRESVQNFQGAAHRLEKVLKIHHVQYINDSKATNVNATYYALDSMKTPTVWIVGGLDKGNDYKSLMPMVREKVKAIVCLGLDNSKIKDAFGNVVDLMVETFSMEEAIKVAYKIAERGDTVLLSPACASFDLFKNYEDRGDQFKEAVKNL, encoded by the coding sequence ATGGAGAGATTGGTCATTTTAGGCGGGGGAGAAAGTGGTGTTGGAACTGCCATTTTGGGCAAGAAAATGGGCTATGATGTCTTTGTGTCCGATGGAGGGAAAATTAAGGAAAAATATAAAAATGCTCTCGAAAATCTAGGAGTAGATTGGGAGGAGGAAAGACATACAGAGGCTAAAATATTGATTGCCGATGTGGTTATGAAGAGCCCTGGAATACCAGATACGGTTTCCTTGGTGGTTAAACTTAGGGAAATGAACATCCCCGTTATTTCCGAAATAGAGTTCGCTTCGAGATATACCGAAGCTACTATTATTGGAATAACAGGGAGCAATGGGAAGACCACGACTACCATGTTGGTGAATCATTTGTTAAAAAATGGTGGATTGAACGTGGGAATGGCCGGTAATATTGGCGACAGTTTTGCGAAAATGGTTGCAGAACAGGATTATGACTATTACGTGTTGGAGATAAGTAGTTTTCAATTGGATGGCATTGTGGAATTTAAGCCACATATCGCGATCATAACCAATATATCTCCCGACCATTTGGATCGATATGATTATAAGTTTGAAAATTATATCGCTTCCAAATTTAAGATAGTACAAAATCAAACCGATGAGGATTACCTTATTTACGATGCTGATGATGAAGTAATAATGGATTATTTGGAACAACACAAAATATCATCCAAGTTGATTCCCTTTTCCCTGGAGAAAGAATTTACGGAAGGCGCATATATAAAAAATAATAAAATACAGATTACAACTCAAAATAACACAATGGAGATGGAGCAAGACACTTTGGCTTTAGAAGGCAAGCACAACCTTAAAAACACTATGGCAGCATCAACTGCAGCCAAGTTGGTGCAGATTAGAAAACAGACAATCCGAGAAAGTGTCCAAAATTTTCAAGGCGCCGCCCATAGATTGGAAAAAGTATTGAAGATCCATCATGTGCAGTACATCAATGATTCCAAAGCTACCAATGTAAATGCAACGTATTATGCATTGGACAGTATGAAAACCCCTACCGTTTGGATTGTAGGTGGGTTGGATAAAGGGAACGATTATAAATCCTTAATGCCAATGGTCAGGGAAAAGGTAAAGGCCATAGTGTGTTTGGGATTGGATAATTCAAAAATAAAGGATGCATTTGGCAATGTAGTGGATTTAATGGTGGAGACTTTTTCAATGGAAGAAGCCATAAAGGTGGCTTATAAAATTGCTGAACGAGGTGACACCGTATTATTGTCCCCGGCCTGTGCCAGTTTTGACCTATTTAAAAATTACGAAGACAGGGGAGATCAATTTAAAGAAGCTGTAAAAAACCTATAG
- a CDS encoding FtsW/RodA/SpoVE family cell cycle protein, with protein MVDFFKNIKGDKAIWGVVALLALFSFLPVYSASSNLVYVVGNGTTVGHLLKHAMLLILGFGVIYGVHKIPTHFFKGLSLIAMPIVLLLLAYTLAQGTTIDGANASRWIRLPLVGFTFQTSTLASVVLMIYVARYLTKIKDKIISFKESILPLWLPVFLVLILILPANFSTAAIIFFMVLLLCFMGGYPIRYLMGIIGAGILLLTLFVLLAKAVPDVFPNRVDTWISRVESFWDPADTEADYQIEKAKIAIATGGIVGSGAGKSVMKNFLPQSSSDFIYAIIVEEYGLIGGFAIMFFYLLLLFRIVVVANGSSSVFSKLLVVGVGLPIVFQALINMAVAVELFPVTGQTLPLISSGGTSIWMTCLAIGIVLSASNKNMEEEENASELDDTNPLEVLSGQL; from the coding sequence GTGGTAGATTTTTTTAAAAATATCAAAGGAGATAAGGCCATATGGGGGGTTGTAGCCCTCTTGGCCCTATTTTCTTTTTTACCTGTTTACAGTGCCAGTAGTAATTTGGTATATGTGGTAGGTAATGGGACAACAGTGGGGCATTTGTTGAAACATGCGATGCTGTTGATTCTGGGATTTGGTGTCATTTATGGCGTTCATAAAATACCGACTCACTTTTTTAAAGGTCTATCTCTCATTGCCATGCCTATAGTTTTGTTGTTGTTGGCATACACTTTGGCTCAGGGAACAACTATAGATGGTGCCAATGCAAGTCGTTGGATTCGCCTTCCCTTGGTTGGTTTTACATTCCAAACTTCTACTTTGGCGTCCGTGGTTTTAATGATCTATGTCGCTAGGTACCTTACAAAAATTAAGGATAAAATTATAAGTTTTAAGGAGAGCATCCTGCCCTTGTGGCTGCCAGTTTTTTTGGTGTTGATACTGATCCTTCCCGCTAACTTTTCCACAGCTGCCATTATCTTTTTTATGGTATTGTTACTGTGTTTTATGGGGGGGTATCCTATCCGATATTTAATGGGGATAATAGGTGCGGGAATTTTGCTGCTCACCCTGTTCGTATTGTTGGCCAAGGCCGTTCCAGATGTATTTCCCAATAGGGTGGATACTTGGATCAGTAGAGTGGAAAGCTTTTGGGATCCAGCGGATACGGAGGCAGATTACCAGATTGAAAAGGCCAAAATAGCTATCGCTACCGGTGGTATTGTGGGTAGCGGTGCGGGAAAGAGTGTCATGAAGAACTTTTTGCCGCAGAGCTCTTCGGATTTTATCTATGCCATTATTGTGGAGGAATACGGACTTATTGGGGGTTTCGCCATAATGTTTTTTTATCTGTTGTTGCTGTTTAGAATAGTGGTGGTTGCCAATGGAAGCTCCAGCGTTTTTAGCAAGTTGCTGGTGGTTGGTGTTGGTTTGCCCATTGTTTTCCAAGCCCTGATCAATATGGCTGTGGCAGTAGAATTATTTCCGGTAACCGGGCAGACCTTGCCCTTGATAAGTAGTGGTGGTACCTCAATCTGGATGACCTGTCTTGCAATAGGCATCGTATTGAGTGCAAGTAATAAAAATATGGAAGAAGAGGAAAATGCCTCGGAATTGGATGATACGAACCCTTTAGAAGTGCTAAGTGGACAACTATAG
- the murG gene encoding undecaprenyldiphospho-muramoylpentapeptide beta-N-acetylglucosaminyltransferase, which produces MDNYRFILSGGGTGGHIYPAIAIANELKLRYPNADILFVGAKDRMEMEKVPQAGYKIKGLWISGLQRKLTLKNLMFPVKLISSLIEARSIVTKFKPQVVIGTGGFASGPLLKIASNQGIPCVLQEQNSYAGVTNKMLAKKVEKICVAYDGMDKFFPSDKIVKTGNPVRSDLIKAVVDKQASVEFFGLDASKPVLVILGGSLGARRINQLVAEKLSFFQALGLQLVWQCGKLYYEEYKKHGSDTVKVYDFLNDMNFAYGAADMIISRAGAGSVSELCIVGKPVIFIPSPNVAEDHQTKNAQALISENAAVMVKERELDTHFEVVFKEIFNSRERQGELSANIKKLAMPNATKHIVDEIEKIINK; this is translated from the coding sequence GTGGACAACTATAGATTTATACTTTCCGGGGGAGGAACAGGCGGACATATATATCCGGCCATAGCCATAGCCAACGAATTGAAATTGAGGTATCCCAATGCCGATATTCTGTTTGTAGGGGCCAAGGATAGAATGGAAATGGAAAAAGTTCCTCAGGCTGGGTATAAAATAAAAGGATTGTGGATTAGTGGGTTACAGCGGAAACTGACCCTTAAAAATTTAATGTTTCCAGTAAAATTGATAAGTAGTTTGATAGAAGCTCGTAGCATAGTGACAAAATTTAAACCTCAGGTAGTTATCGGTACCGGAGGCTTCGCCAGTGGTCCACTTTTAAAAATAGCTTCGAACCAAGGGATACCATGCGTGTTGCAGGAACAAAATTCTTATGCCGGGGTCACCAATAAGATGCTGGCTAAAAAAGTGGAAAAAATATGTGTTGCCTATGATGGGATGGATAAATTTTTTCCTTCCGATAAAATTGTGAAGACAGGAAATCCGGTACGCAGTGATTTAATAAAGGCGGTTGTTGATAAGCAGGCTTCGGTTGAATTTTTTGGATTGGACGCTTCCAAGCCGGTTTTAGTGATTTTGGGCGGAAGTTTAGGGGCAAGAAGGATCAACCAATTGGTAGCAGAGAAACTATCCTTTTTTCAGGCCCTAGGGCTGCAATTGGTATGGCAGTGCGGTAAGCTCTATTATGAAGAGTACAAGAAACATGGTTCGGATACGGTAAAGGTGTACGACTTTTTGAACGATATGAATTTTGCCTATGGGGCTGCAGATATGATTATATCACGGGCAGGTGCCGGTTCAGTTTCTGAATTGTGCATCGTGGGGAAGCCGGTTATTTTTATTCCGTCGCCCAATGTTGCGGAAGACCATCAAACAAAGAACGCACAGGCCTTGATTTCAGAAAATGCTGCTGTCATGGTGAAAGAGAGGGAATTGGATACGCACTTTGAGGTAGTTTTTAAGGAGATTTTCAATTCTAGGGAGCGTCAAGGGGAATTAAGTGCCAATATAAAGAAATTGGCAATGCCGAATGCTACCAAGCATATCGTTGATGAGATAGAAAAGATAATAAACAAATAA
- the murC gene encoding UDP-N-acetylmuramate--L-alanine ligase has protein sequence MNIKDLHSVYFIGIGGIGMSALARYFKFIGKNVGGYDKTESPLTKELVEGGMEIHYEDNMDLVPEHYKNPIGTLVVYTPAVPMDHTEYQYFVNRGFEVYKRSAVLGLVTNHSFCLAVAGTHGKTTTSSILAHLLKEAGMPITAFLGGISEDFNSNFLLEGTEVSVVEADEFDRSFLQLTPNIACVTSMDADHLDIYGTSEALVQSFNDFAGRLKTDGKLFVRNGLPLEGITYGIADGSDYCIENLKIENGAYLFDLVTPEETFKGVRFSKPGKHNLLNGLVAFAMALQTDAPKQGLVDAMGTFKGVQRRFSYRLRRDDFVFIDDYAHHPTEINAVYEAIEEMHPNKKVLAIFQPHLFSRTRDFIDDFAKSLEKFDSVLLLDIYPAREKPIEGVTSEWLLQKINNPKKKLIAKSGLIAEIKKQAPEVLVTMGAGDIGLEVVKIEKEFAHEN, from the coding sequence ATGAACATTAAAGATCTACATAGCGTTTATTTTATAGGAATCGGAGGCATAGGAATGTCTGCCTTGGCCCGTTATTTCAAATTTATTGGAAAGAATGTAGGGGGTTATGATAAAACCGAGAGTCCATTGACCAAGGAATTGGTTGAGGGCGGGATGGAAATCCATTATGAGGATAATATGGACCTAGTCCCCGAACATTATAAAAATCCAATAGGAACCTTGGTGGTTTATACTCCAGCGGTACCAATGGATCATACAGAGTACCAGTATTTTGTAAATCGAGGGTTTGAGGTATATAAGAGGTCGGCCGTCCTAGGATTGGTTACTAACCACAGCTTTTGTTTGGCCGTTGCCGGTACCCATGGAAAAACCACAACGTCCAGTATACTGGCGCACCTGCTAAAGGAGGCAGGGATGCCAATCACAGCGTTCTTAGGTGGTATTTCCGAAGATTTCAACAGTAATTTTTTATTAGAGGGGACTGAGGTATCTGTTGTGGAGGCCGATGAGTTTGATAGGTCTTTCCTGCAGCTTACCCCTAATATAGCATGTGTGACCTCGATGGATGCGGACCATCTCGATATTTATGGTACAAGTGAGGCTTTGGTTCAGTCCTTTAACGATTTTGCCGGGAGGTTAAAAACCGATGGAAAACTCTTTGTTCGCAACGGTCTGCCTTTGGAGGGGATAACGTATGGAATAGCCGATGGTTCGGATTATTGTATCGAGAACCTTAAAATAGAAAACGGGGCCTATCTTTTTGATCTGGTTACGCCGGAAGAAACTTTTAAGGGGGTCAGGTTCAGTAAGCCGGGGAAGCACAATTTGCTAAACGGTTTAGTGGCATTTGCGATGGCCTTACAGACTGATGCTCCAAAACAGGGCTTGGTGGATGCCATGGGAACGTTTAAAGGGGTGCAAAGACGATTCTCCTATCGTTTGCGAAGGGATGATTTTGTATTTATTGATGATTATGCCCATCATCCTACTGAAATCAATGCAGTATATGAGGCAATTGAAGAAATGCATCCCAATAAAAAAGTATTGGCGATTTTTCAGCCTCACCTGTTTTCAAGGACGAGGGATTTTATAGATGATTTTGCCAAGAGTTTGGAAAAATTCGACAGCGTGCTCTTATTGGATATTTATCCTGCAAGGGAAAAACCAATTGAAGGGGTAACATCGGAGTGGTTGTTGCAGAAAATAAACAATCCAAAGAAAAAACTGATTGCAAAATCGGGATTGATCGCAGAGATTAAAAAACAAGCCCCAGAAGTTCTGGTGACCATGGGTGCCGGTGATATAGGTTTAGAGGTTGTAAAAATAGAAAAAGAATTCGCTCATGAAAATTAA
- a CDS encoding cell division protein FtsQ/DivIB has translation MKINWNYLKLMLLLVLVMCLYAFSNHRSSVKTVNDIDLQFLGDENLYTTHEMVNKLLIQKYGNLKNVPKEKLVLNTIEKVIETDEMVKNAQVYLTVDGKLTSKIIQRKPIGRVEGFKKYYVDDEGRRMPFSKIHSARVPIITGNITGKSLEDIYVILEYINTDNFLRKNIIGIHVGADGDFQLKFRMENFVVNLGGVENLKEKFNNFMAFYNKATKDKTLNHYDLVSLEYNNQVVCTKI, from the coding sequence ATGAAAATTAATTGGAACTATCTGAAATTGATGCTGTTGCTGGTTTTAGTGATGTGTCTTTACGCGTTTTCTAACCATAGGAGCAGTGTAAAAACTGTTAATGATATTGATTTACAGTTTTTGGGAGATGAAAATTTGTACACCACTCATGAGATGGTTAATAAATTGTTAATACAAAAATACGGGAACCTTAAAAACGTGCCCAAAGAAAAATTAGTTTTGAATACCATAGAGAAGGTAATTGAGACCGATGAAATGGTGAAAAATGCCCAAGTGTATCTTACTGTAGATGGGAAACTTACGTCGAAAATCATACAGCGAAAGCCAATCGGAAGAGTTGAGGGGTTTAAAAAGTATTATGTGGATGATGAAGGAAGGCGCATGCCCTTCTCTAAAATTCATTCTGCAAGGGTGCCCATTATAACGGGCAACATCACTGGAAAAAGTTTGGAAGATATATACGTAATCCTCGAATATATCAATACGGATAATTTTCTAAGAAAAAATATCATCGGTATCCATGTGGGTGCTGATGGGGATTTTCAGTTAAAGTTTCGTATGGAAAACTTTGTGGTGAATTTGGGAGGTGTTGAGAATTTAAAGGAAAAGTTCAACAACTTCATGGCTTTTTATAACAAGGCCACAAAGGACAAGACATTGAATCATTATGATTTAGTGAGTTTAGAGTATAATAATCAAGTAGTGTGCACCAAAATTTAG